A window from Acidimicrobiales bacterium encodes these proteins:
- a CDS encoding ABC transporter permease, with translation MSAGVVGASGRLPAIRQTAALARRSVVAERRQLLNILPGLVFPLLLAAVYSRQFSRALAMPGFPEVDSFLDFILPACVVQAVSFGATAAGTELALDIENGFFDRLVASPVARFPILLGRLAGASLVAAIKAAILVAVFLAFGAEVKGGPAAVLVIMVVAALLVLAIGGVGQVLAIRTGSQEAVAATFPLVFVGIFMSSAFFPTALMSGWFRVVAESNPVTWVIDPTRRLVISGWSAGDALQAMAVPAMVGLVTVSLAVRALHRKLGRP, from the coding sequence ATGTCGGCCGGGGTGGTCGGCGCATCCGGCCGGTTGCCGGCCATCCGGCAGACAGCGGCGTTGGCGCGTCGGTCGGTGGTGGCCGAGCGGCGACAGCTGCTCAACATCCTGCCGGGGCTCGTCTTCCCCCTCCTGCTGGCAGCCGTCTACTCGAGGCAGTTCTCCCGGGCGCTCGCCATGCCCGGCTTTCCCGAAGTGGATTCCTTCCTCGACTTCATCCTCCCGGCGTGCGTGGTCCAGGCCGTGTCCTTCGGTGCCACGGCCGCCGGGACCGAGTTGGCCCTGGACATCGAGAACGGCTTCTTCGATCGGCTGGTGGCCTCGCCGGTGGCCCGGTTCCCGATCCTGCTGGGCCGCCTGGCCGGCGCCTCGCTGGTCGCCGCCATCAAGGCTGCGATCCTCGTGGCGGTGTTCCTGGCCTTCGGAGCCGAGGTGAAGGGCGGGCCAGCGGCCGTGCTGGTCATCATGGTCGTTGCTGCCCTGCTGGTGCTGGCCATCGGTGGGGTGGGGCAGGTGCTGGCCATCCGGACCGGCTCACAGGAGGCGGTGGCGGCCACCTTCCCGCTGGTCTTCGTGGGGATCTTCATGAGCTCGGCGTTCTTCCCGACGGCGCTCATGTCGGGCTGGTTCCGGGTGGTGGCCGAAAGCAACCCGGTCACCTGGGTCATCGACCCGACCCGCCGGCTGGTGATCTCCGGGTGGTCGGCCGGCGATGCACTCCAGGCCATGGCGGTGCCTGCGATGGTCGGGCTCGTCACGGTGTCCCTGGCGGTCCGGGCGCTCCACCGGAAGCTGGGTAGGCCATGA
- the mfd gene encoding transcription-repair coupling factor, translated as MSPYLERLSTLLDDEPAMTAVLGRRTASLAVAEPARAVVLAALVRRTGRLPLVVAVPTGTEAERLANDLRLYLGDAAVELFPAWETLPFERISPGVETMGRRLRVLHRLGDLADRPAVLVASGRALVQRLGPGAGRTPPLRLGPGDVVDQTSLVADLVAIGYRRGYQVEHRGELAVRGSIVDVWPSTAEAPVRIDLWGDEVDRLTEFGVADQRATVSRAEVEIHPCRELIPDDEVRERAAALVAEQPWGREHWDRLADGELFDGMESWLPWLSGEERVLFDLVDDDALVIAVEPRRLRDRIADLQAEEADLASTLATTWGADGVEFPRLHTDWERLLAHTGAPVWTVDAVPDGPGVDTIAASGWGRDVVVDDVDGVPGRLRRLLAEGHRVVVAADGAGSADHLVRRLSGAGIEVTPVDGDAAVHGPGASLVVAPVERGFVLPGSRLAVVTEAELTGRRRTRRRTRPRRRAAVRVFEDLSPGDHVVHEQHGVARFAGLVTRTLGGIERDYLLLEYRGDDRLYLPTDQIDAIRPHTGGTTPSLSRMGGAEWQKTRARVRSEVAEIAQELVVLYQTRITTIGHAFAADTPWQRELEQAFPFQETPDQLQAIEDVKADMERPVPMDRLVCGDVGFGKTEVAVRAVFKAVQDGRQAAVLVPTTLLAQQHGQTFRDRFAPYPIRVEVLSRFLSARDSRRVADGLADGSVDVVIGTHRLLSEDVRFRRLGLLVIDEEQRFGVSHKESIKKLRADVDVLTLTATPIPRTLEMSLTGIRDLSLLNTPPADRQPILTYVGDYDERPVAEAIRRELLREGQVFFVHNRVQDIDRVASGIRELVPEARVVVAHGQMDEASLEATVMDFWDGMHDVLVCTTIIESGIDMPTVNTMVVDRADLLGLGQLHQLRGRVGRAGQRAYAYLFTPPDRALSEQAYERLRTIGETTELGSGFRIAMRDLEIRGAGNLLGTGQSGHMAAVGYDLYCQMVTEAVAELAGTVVADVAEIRVELPIDAHLPEDYVSRNDLRLEAYRKLAAAGVTADGDGVEAVRAEWEDRYGPVPAPVEALLAVAGLRTTCVARGITEVVVTKGPGLGGPEFLARCSPVVLPLSRQTRLGRLHRGARYKEGPRQLLLPLGKGDMAGVLSRMLEDLVPTAEAVDPPTGSDVSA; from the coding sequence ATGAGTCCCTACCTGGAGCGGCTTTCAACCCTCCTTGACGACGAGCCGGCAATGACAGCGGTCCTGGGCCGTCGGACCGCCTCGCTGGCCGTCGCCGAGCCGGCCAGGGCGGTTGTGCTGGCTGCCCTGGTACGCCGGACCGGCCGGCTGCCGCTGGTCGTGGCCGTCCCCACCGGGACCGAGGCCGAACGCCTCGCCAACGACCTGCGCCTCTACCTGGGCGACGCCGCAGTCGAGTTGTTCCCGGCCTGGGAGACCCTGCCATTCGAGAGGATCAGCCCCGGGGTGGAGACCATGGGTCGGCGCCTCCGGGTGCTGCACAGGCTCGGTGACCTGGCCGACCGGCCAGCGGTGCTGGTGGCCTCGGGTCGGGCGCTGGTCCAGCGGCTCGGCCCAGGGGCCGGACGGACGCCGCCACTCCGACTGGGGCCCGGAGACGTCGTCGACCAGACGAGCCTCGTCGCCGACCTGGTCGCCATCGGCTACCGCCGCGGCTACCAGGTGGAACACCGAGGCGAGTTGGCGGTCAGGGGGTCCATCGTCGACGTCTGGCCGTCCACCGCCGAGGCTCCGGTCCGCATCGACCTGTGGGGCGACGAGGTCGACCGGCTCACCGAGTTCGGGGTGGCCGACCAACGGGCCACGGTGTCCCGTGCAGAGGTGGAGATCCACCCCTGTCGGGAACTGATTCCAGACGACGAGGTCCGGGAGCGGGCCGCCGCCCTGGTGGCCGAGCAGCCGTGGGGCAGGGAGCACTGGGACCGGCTGGCCGACGGCGAGCTGTTCGACGGAATGGAGTCGTGGCTGCCGTGGCTGTCCGGCGAGGAGCGGGTGCTATTCGACCTGGTCGACGACGACGCCCTGGTCATCGCCGTGGAGCCCCGGCGACTCAGGGACCGCATAGCCGACCTGCAGGCCGAGGAGGCCGACCTGGCGTCCACGCTGGCTACCACCTGGGGAGCCGACGGGGTGGAGTTCCCCCGGTTGCACACCGACTGGGAGCGCCTCCTGGCCCACACGGGCGCCCCGGTCTGGACGGTCGACGCCGTGCCCGACGGTCCCGGCGTGGACACAATCGCCGCCTCCGGGTGGGGTCGGGACGTGGTCGTCGACGATGTCGATGGCGTGCCCGGGCGGCTCCGGCGGCTGCTGGCCGAGGGCCACAGGGTGGTGGTGGCCGCCGACGGGGCGGGATCGGCCGACCATCTGGTCCGCCGGCTGAGCGGTGCCGGCATCGAGGTCACCCCGGTCGATGGCGATGCCGCCGTACACGGCCCTGGGGCATCGCTGGTGGTGGCCCCCGTGGAGCGGGGATTCGTCCTGCCGGGTTCCCGACTGGCGGTGGTCACCGAGGCCGAGCTGACCGGTCGCCGCCGGACCCGACGGCGGACCCGGCCACGGCGCAGGGCCGCCGTACGCGTCTTCGAGGACCTCTCGCCGGGGGACCACGTCGTCCACGAGCAGCACGGCGTGGCCCGCTTCGCCGGTCTGGTCACACGCACCCTGGGCGGCATCGAGCGCGACTACCTGCTCCTCGAGTACCGGGGCGATGATCGCCTCTACCTGCCGACCGACCAGATCGATGCCATCCGACCCCACACGGGTGGAACGACACCGAGCCTCAGCCGGATGGGCGGGGCCGAGTGGCAGAAGACCAGGGCCCGGGTGCGTTCCGAGGTGGCCGAGATCGCCCAGGAACTGGTCGTCCTGTACCAGACCCGGATCACCACGATCGGCCACGCCTTCGCCGCCGACACGCCCTGGCAGCGGGAGTTGGAGCAGGCCTTTCCGTTCCAGGAGACCCCCGACCAGCTCCAGGCCATCGAGGACGTCAAGGCGGACATGGAGCGTCCTGTGCCCATGGACCGCCTGGTGTGCGGTGACGTGGGCTTCGGCAAGACGGAGGTGGCGGTCCGGGCCGTGTTCAAGGCCGTGCAGGACGGACGCCAGGCAGCCGTCCTGGTGCCGACCACCCTCCTGGCACAGCAGCACGGCCAGACCTTCCGGGACCGGTTCGCCCCCTATCCGATCCGGGTGGAGGTGCTCAGCCGCTTCCTTTCCGCTCGGGATTCGCGACGGGTGGCCGATGGCCTGGCCGATGGATCGGTCGACGTGGTGATCGGCACGCACCGCCTGCTCTCCGAGGACGTCAGGTTCAGGCGGCTGGGCCTCCTGGTCATAGACGAGGAGCAGCGGTTCGGGGTCAGCCACAAGGAGTCGATCAAGAAGCTCCGGGCAGACGTGGACGTGCTGACCCTGACCGCCACGCCCATTCCCCGCACGTTGGAGATGTCGCTCACCGGCATCCGCGACCTGAGCCTTCTGAACACGCCGCCCGCCGACCGGCAGCCAATCCTCACCTACGTGGGGGACTACGACGAGCGGCCGGTGGCCGAGGCCATCCGCCGTGAGCTGCTCCGGGAGGGCCAGGTCTTCTTCGTGCACAACCGGGTCCAGGACATAGACCGCGTTGCCTCAGGCATCCGGGAGCTGGTTCCCGAGGCCCGGGTGGTTGTGGCGCACGGCCAGATGGACGAGGCCTCGCTGGAGGCGACGGTGATGGACTTCTGGGACGGCATGCACGACGTCCTGGTCTGCACCACGATCATCGAGTCCGGGATCGACATGCCCACCGTCAACACGATGGTCGTGGACCGGGCCGACCTGTTGGGCCTGGGACAGTTGCACCAGCTGCGGGGCCGGGTCGGCCGGGCCGGCCAACGGGCCTACGCCTACCTCTTCACCCCTCCCGACCGGGCGCTCAGCGAGCAGGCGTACGAACGGCTCCGCACCATCGGTGAGACCACCGAGCTGGGGTCGGGCTTCCGCATCGCCATGCGCGACCTCGAGATCCGCGGGGCGGGCAACCTCCTGGGCACCGGCCAGAGCGGCCACATGGCGGCTGTGGGCTACGACCTCTACTGCCAGATGGTCACCGAGGCGGTAGCCGAGTTGGCCGGCACCGTGGTCGCCGACGTGGCGGAGATCCGCGTGGAGCTCCCGATCGACGCCCACCTGCCCGAGGACTACGTGTCCCGGAACGACCTGCGGCTGGAGGCCTACCGGAAGCTGGCAGCCGCCGGGGTGACCGCGGATGGCGACGGCGTGGAGGCCGTGCGGGCCGAGTGGGAGGACCGGTACGGGCCCGTGCCGGCACCGGTGGAGGCCCTGCTCGCCGTGGCCGGTCTGCGGACCACCTGCGTGGCCCGGGGCATCACCGAGGTGGTGGTCACCAAGGGACCGGGCCTGGGTGGCCCGGAGTTCTTGGCCCGCTGCTCGCCGGTGGTCCTGCCGTTGAGCCGCCAGACCCGGCTGGGGCGCCTGCACCGTGGCGCCCGCTACAAAGAGGGTCCGCGCCAACTGCTGCTGCCCCTCGGGAAGGGTGACATGGCAGGTGTCCTGAGCCGGATGCTCGAGGACCTTGTCCCGACGGCTGAAGCCGTCGACCCACCCACAGGAAGCGACGTCAGCGCCTGA
- a CDS encoding peptidylprolyl isomerase produces MRRSSRFQLAVHTAPLVVLLAIAVVASACGSSITAVRVGNSTLDRDGVADLVAEVTGRPADATIDAAATAGVVDRFVRYEALVDLLAEYGVVSTPEDRSTARDRLIAAGLDAGDPSLPRLIAWQAALDLVEAGGAGVQAAYEAHASLLAHELCTSHILVSDEDDAHAVLYLLESGGDFAALAASVSQDPGSGQSGGSLGCVPLGAFVPTFERAALGALAEGRTLVGPVPSQFGFHVIRVDEVRNLEPVPFAEVGPRASAALLQVAGLSREILVDARYGTWDRAVGRVAPPAGPLAPALARLGS; encoded by the coding sequence GTGAGACGCTCTTCCCGATTCCAGCTCGCCGTGCACACGGCTCCGCTGGTCGTCCTGCTGGCGATCGCCGTGGTGGCATCCGCCTGCGGATCATCGATCACGGCCGTACGTGTGGGCAACTCCACCCTCGACCGGGACGGTGTGGCCGACCTCGTCGCCGAGGTCACCGGGAGGCCGGCCGACGCGACCATCGACGCCGCGGCCACCGCCGGAGTGGTCGATCGCTTCGTCCGCTACGAGGCGCTCGTCGACCTCCTGGCCGAGTACGGCGTGGTGTCCACGCCCGAGGACCGGTCCACGGCGCGGGATCGCCTCATCGCAGCCGGCCTGGACGCCGGCGACCCCTCCCTTCCCCGCCTGATTGCCTGGCAGGCCGCCCTGGACCTGGTAGAGGCCGGCGGTGCGGGGGTCCAGGCCGCCTACGAGGCACACGCCTCGCTGCTGGCCCACGAACTGTGCACCAGCCACATCCTGGTGTCCGACGAGGACGACGCCCATGCCGTCCTGTACCTGTTGGAGTCCGGCGGGGACTTCGCAGCGCTCGCCGCCTCGGTGTCCCAGGACCCGGGTTCCGGACAGTCTGGTGGTTCGCTGGGTTGTGTTCCCCTCGGCGCCTTCGTGCCGACCTTCGAGCGGGCCGCCCTCGGGGCCCTGGCCGAGGGTCGCACGCTCGTCGGGCCGGTGCCCAGCCAGTTCGGCTTCCACGTGATCCGCGTCGACGAGGTGCGCAACCTCGAACCGGTGCCCTTCGCCGAGGTCGGCCCCAGGGCCTCGGCCGCACTTCTGCAGGTGGCCGGGCTGAGCCGTGAAATCCTGGTGGATGCCCGCTACGGCACGTGGGACCGTGCCGTGGGTCGGGTGGCTCCGCCTGCCGGGCCGTTGGCACCCGCCCTGGCCCGGTTGGGGTCGTGA
- a CDS encoding septum formation initiator family protein: MRSGTTRRLSLLGVTLAAVAAALALGVVPFRDWLEQRERTADLQAQVDEVDAVNREYEDRIDALNTDEEIERRARSDYNLIRPDEEAYAVLPPPRTEHQVPGIWPFGN, from the coding sequence GTGCGTTCCGGTACCACGCGTCGCCTCTCGCTCCTGGGTGTCACGTTGGCAGCTGTTGCCGCAGCCCTGGCGCTCGGGGTGGTGCCGTTCCGGGACTGGCTGGAGCAGCGGGAGCGCACGGCTGACCTGCAGGCGCAGGTCGACGAGGTCGACGCGGTCAACCGGGAGTACGAGGACCGCATCGACGCGCTGAACACCGACGAGGAGATCGAGCGTCGGGCCCGGTCGGACTACAACCTCATCCGACCGGACGAGGAGGCGTACGCGGTCCTGCCGCCTCCCCGGACCGAGCATCAGGTTCCCGGCATCTGGCCGTTCGGTAACTGA
- a CDS encoding ATP-binding cassette domain-containing protein — protein MTRVVPAVEAEGLARTFGEVRAVDGIDLSVARGEVFGFLGPNGAGKSTVVRMLTTLLRPTAGTARVGGHDVVSGSAAVRRTIGVALQDAAIDPLMTGHELIRLQSVLHGIPRAAARARGGELLERVGLTAAAGRRVGTYSGGMRRRLDLAMSLVHQPEILFLDEPTTGLDPTSRQALWEEVRRLNTEYGTTVFLTTQYLEEADQLADRIAIIDAGRLVREGTPEALKGSVGAPTLRIDVAQGSVETARVVLRAFGPDRPAREGRVAIGLDGGAARVADVVRALDGAGVVVDHLELDAPSLDDVFAEATGRRLEGAGEEL, from the coding sequence GTGACGAGGGTGGTGCCGGCCGTAGAGGCCGAGGGCCTGGCCCGCACCTTCGGGGAGGTGAGGGCCGTTGACGGGATCGACCTGTCCGTCGCTCGCGGCGAGGTATTCGGCTTCCTCGGCCCGAACGGTGCCGGCAAGTCGACGGTCGTCCGGATGCTCACGACCCTGCTCCGACCGACCGCCGGCACGGCCCGGGTGGGTGGGCACGACGTCGTCTCCGGGTCGGCGGCCGTACGCAGGACCATCGGCGTGGCGCTCCAGGATGCGGCGATCGATCCGCTCATGACGGGCCACGAGCTGATCCGCCTGCAGTCCGTCCTGCACGGGATCCCAAGGGCGGCGGCACGGGCCCGTGGTGGCGAGTTGCTGGAGAGGGTCGGGCTGACCGCTGCGGCCGGGCGGCGGGTCGGCACCTACTCGGGAGGGATGCGGCGGCGCCTGGACCTCGCCATGTCGCTGGTGCACCAGCCGGAGATCCTCTTCCTGGACGAGCCGACCACCGGGCTGGATCCGACCAGCCGCCAGGCACTCTGGGAGGAGGTGCGACGGCTGAACACCGAGTACGGGACCACCGTTTTCCTCACCACGCAGTACCTCGAGGAGGCCGACCAGCTGGCCGACCGGATCGCCATCATCGACGCCGGACGGCTGGTGCGGGAGGGAACTCCGGAGGCGCTCAAGGGGTCAGTCGGCGCGCCCACGCTGCGAATCGACGTGGCCCAGGGGTCCGTGGAGACCGCCCGGGTCGTCCTGCGTGCCTTCGGCCCGGACCGGCCTGCACGAGAAGGTCGGGTGGCCATCGGCCTGGACGGTGGTGCCGCCAGGGTGGCCGACGTCGTCAGGGCCCTCGACGGGGCCGGTGTCGTCGTTGACCACCTGGAGCTGGATGCCCCGAGCCTCGACGACGTCTTCGCCGAGGCGACCGGCCGTCGCCTGGAGGGCGCCGGGGAGGAGTTGTGA
- the pth gene encoding aminoacyl-tRNA hydrolase, with translation MVVGLGNPGEEYAGTRHNLGAVVVTMLADRLGGSLRRSRELALSCEVHIGGQRVALALPQTFMNESGQSVGRLVRRHGMDDPSRIVVVHDELDLPVGSLRVKAGGGLAGHNGLKSITAHLKTQDYVRVRIGVGRPPGRRSGADHVLRRPPKAEAAELAVVVGEAVDAVEAILTEGVDATMGRFNAGP, from the coding sequence ATGGTCGTCGGCCTGGGAAACCCGGGCGAGGAGTACGCCGGCACGCGCCACAACCTGGGTGCGGTGGTGGTCACCATGCTCGCCGACAGGCTCGGCGGGTCGCTCCGACGATCCAGGGAGTTGGCGCTCTCCTGCGAGGTCCACATCGGGGGCCAGCGGGTGGCTCTGGCCCTTCCGCAGACCTTCATGAACGAGTCCGGCCAGTCGGTGGGCAGGCTGGTGCGTCGGCACGGCATGGACGACCCGTCCCGGATCGTCGTCGTGCATGACGAGCTGGACCTCCCGGTCGGGAGCCTCCGGGTCAAGGCCGGTGGGGGCCTGGCTGGCCACAACGGCCTGAAGTCGATCACCGCCCACCTGAAGACGCAGGACTACGTACGCGTCCGCATCGGGGTGGGTCGGCCGCCGGGCCGCCGGTCTGGCGCCGACCACGTGCTGCGTCGGCCACCGAAGGCCGAGGCCGCAGAGCTCGCGGTGGTGGTGGGCGAGGCGGTCGACGCCGTCGAGGCCATCCTCACCGAGGGCGTCGACGCCACCATGGGCCGCTTCAACGCGGGTCCGTGA
- a CDS encoding 50S ribosomal protein L25, with amino-acid sequence MSEIVLSADTDRVTGTRSSRRLRRASRVPGVVYGLSQDPVSIDVAWADLREALTTDAGVNAVIHLEIGGEKQMSIVKEIQRHPVGRDVTHVDFLRIDPDQDVTVDVPLVMVGDAKAVTDADGMVDQNLFSLTVNAAPDSIPNELEVDISDLTVGDSLRVADIALPAGVTTDVDPEETVAVGMITRSTLEAMAADEAAEAEAEAEALAIELEGAEDGEGAADEAPDDTGDDSDDA; translated from the coding sequence ATGAGCGAGATCGTTCTCTCCGCCGACACAGACCGTGTGACCGGTACCCGGTCCAGCAGGCGACTCCGTCGTGCCAGCCGCGTCCCCGGGGTGGTCTACGGGCTCTCCCAGGATCCGGTCAGCATCGACGTGGCCTGGGCCGACCTGCGTGAGGCGCTCACCACCGATGCCGGCGTCAACGCGGTAATCCACCTCGAGATCGGTGGCGAGAAGCAGATGTCGATCGTCAAGGAGATCCAGCGCCATCCGGTGGGTCGTGACGTCACCCACGTCGACTTCCTCCGCATCGACCCGGACCAGGACGTGACCGTGGACGTGCCGCTCGTGATGGTCGGCGATGCCAAGGCCGTCACCGACGCCGACGGCATGGTCGACCAGAACCTGTTCAGCCTGACCGTCAACGCGGCACCGGACAGCATCCCGAACGAGCTCGAGGTCGACATCTCCGACCTGACCGTCGGTGACTCACTGCGCGTCGCCGACATCGCCCTCCCTGCAGGCGTCACCACCGACGTCGATCCCGAGGAGACGGTCGCCGTCGGCATGATCACCCGTTCGACGCTGGAGGCCATGGCAGCCGATGAGGCGGCCGAGGCCGAGGCCGAGGCCGAGGCCCTGGCCATTGAGCTCGAGGGCGCCGAGGACGGCGAGGGTGCTGCCGACGAGGCCCCCGACGACACGGGCGACGACTCCGACGACGCGTAG
- a CDS encoding MazG family protein: MTASLPGVTVVGLGPAGPELCNTATLDAIAAHRHRFVRTARHPAVGVLGGSVVALDHHYETAGTFAEVYAGVVAEVVAAAEAHGSVLYAVPGSPMVAEHTVEMLLADDRVDVELVAALSFVDLAWVRLGVDPLAEGVRIVDGRRFPVEAAGERGPLLVAQVDTAEVLADLVAAVPDPPEEPVIVLQALGTPDERIFSVAWDDMASSVVVDHLTSIFVPRLAAPIAVEIQRFAELVAVLRRECPWDADQTHTSLRPHLLEEAHEVLEALDGFDEATGEGSGALEEELGDLLFQVVFHARIAADDGRFDLADVARGIHDKLRHRHPHVFGDVVASDAGAVLANWDRIKQAEKGRASSLDGIPTTLPALATAQKVVRRAAGVGLVPEVPSTAAPTDADSLGDMLLGLAAAAREAGLDAEDALRGAVARFSTSVRAVEAMAVADGLDLRNAAPDVVADYRSRTPGTSGHG, translated from the coding sequence GTGACCGCATCCCTGCCCGGCGTCACCGTGGTCGGCCTGGGGCCCGCCGGACCCGAGCTCTGCAACACCGCCACCTTGGACGCGATAGCCGCACATCGCCACCGGTTCGTCCGTACGGCCCGCCACCCGGCGGTCGGCGTGCTGGGTGGGAGCGTGGTGGCCCTCGACCACCACTACGAGACGGCCGGGACCTTCGCCGAGGTCTACGCCGGGGTGGTCGCCGAGGTGGTGGCCGCCGCCGAGGCCCACGGGAGCGTCCTGTACGCCGTGCCGGGTTCGCCGATGGTGGCCGAGCACACGGTCGAGATGCTGCTGGCCGACGACCGCGTCGACGTGGAGCTGGTTGCGGCCCTCTCCTTCGTGGACCTGGCCTGGGTACGCCTGGGCGTCGATCCCCTTGCCGAGGGGGTCCGGATCGTGGACGGCAGGCGTTTCCCGGTGGAGGCCGCCGGCGAGCGGGGCCCGTTGCTCGTCGCCCAGGTGGACACGGCCGAGGTGCTGGCCGACCTGGTGGCCGCCGTCCCCGACCCGCCGGAGGAACCGGTGATCGTGCTGCAGGCGCTGGGCACCCCCGACGAGCGGATCTTCTCCGTGGCCTGGGACGACATGGCGTCCAGCGTCGTCGTCGACCACCTCACCTCGATCTTCGTTCCACGGCTGGCCGCGCCGATCGCCGTCGAGATCCAGCGGTTCGCCGAGTTGGTGGCCGTCCTTCGCCGGGAATGTCCGTGGGACGCCGACCAGACGCACACGTCTCTGCGGCCGCACCTCCTGGAGGAGGCCCACGAGGTGCTTGAGGCCCTCGACGGTTTCGACGAGGCGACCGGAGAGGGGTCCGGGGCCCTCGAGGAGGAGTTGGGAGACCTGCTCTTCCAGGTGGTGTTCCACGCCCGGATAGCAGCCGACGACGGTCGCTTCGACCTTGCCGACGTGGCCCGGGGCATCCACGACAAGCTCCGCCACCGCCACCCCCACGTCTTCGGCGACGTGGTGGCCTCCGATGCCGGAGCTGTGCTGGCCAACTGGGACCGGATCAAGCAGGCGGAGAAGGGTCGGGCTTCGAGCCTCGACGGGATACCGACCACGCTCCCGGCCCTCGCCACCGCCCAGAAGGTGGTCCGCCGCGCCGCCGGCGTGGGCCTGGTGCCGGAGGTTCCGAGCACCGCGGCACCGACGGATGCCGACTCCCTGGGTGACATGCTCCTCGGGTTGGCAGCGGCCGCCCGGGAGGCCGGCCTGGACGCGGAAGACGCCCTGCGGGGTGCCGTGGCCCGGTTCTCGACTTCGGTCCGGGCCGTGGAGGCCATGGCCGTCGCCGACGGCCTGGACCTCCGGAACGCTGCGCCCGACGTGGTCGCCGACTACCGCAGCCGCACCCCCGGGACCTCCGGGCACGGCTAG
- the eno gene encoding phosphopyruvate hydratase, translated as MSSIEVVYGRQVLDSRGNPTVEVDVVLDTGASGRAIVPSGASTGMFEAVELRDGGDAWGGKGVATAVANVNGELAAAVRGLDAYDQRDVDRALCDADGTDDKGRLGANAILGVSLATARAAAADAEAPLFRYVGGANAHVLPVPMLNVLNGGEHADNNVDLQEFMLMPVGAASFSEGLRWGVECYHVLKGVLSERGLSTSVGDEGGFAPDLGSNEEAVQLLVEAIGKAGLVPGEDMALALDTASTEFFRDGAYHLAGEGRTLQPDEMAAYLSDLVDRYPIVSIEDGMAEEDWDGWAALHGLVGDRIQLVGDDLFVTNVERLQRGIDLGVANSILVKVNQIGTLTETLEAVELANANGWTAVMSHRSGETEDTTIADLAVATNCGQIKTGAPARSDRVAKYNQLLRIEEMLGEAAAFRGRAALAGH; from the coding sequence GTGAGCAGCATCGAGGTCGTCTACGGGCGACAGGTCCTGGACAGTCGGGGCAATCCCACCGTCGAGGTGGACGTGGTCCTGGACACCGGAGCCTCGGGGCGGGCCATCGTGCCCAGCGGTGCCTCCACCGGCATGTTCGAGGCCGTCGAGCTCCGCGATGGGGGGGACGCCTGGGGCGGCAAGGGCGTGGCGACGGCCGTGGCCAACGTGAACGGCGAGCTGGCAGCCGCCGTGAGGGGCCTGGACGCCTACGACCAGCGGGACGTCGACCGAGCGCTGTGCGACGCGGACGGCACCGACGACAAGGGTCGGCTAGGTGCCAACGCCATCCTGGGCGTGTCGCTGGCCACCGCCCGGGCGGCGGCGGCCGACGCCGAGGCCCCGCTGTTCCGCTATGTCGGTGGGGCCAACGCCCACGTCCTCCCCGTGCCGATGCTCAACGTGTTGAACGGCGGCGAGCACGCCGACAACAACGTCGACCTGCAGGAGTTCATGCTCATGCCGGTGGGAGCAGCCTCGTTCTCCGAGGGCCTCCGCTGGGGGGTCGAGTGCTACCACGTCCTGAAGGGCGTGCTGTCCGAACGGGGCCTGTCCACCTCGGTCGGAGACGAGGGTGGCTTCGCACCCGACCTCGGATCCAACGAGGAGGCGGTGCAGCTCCTGGTCGAGGCCATCGGGAAGGCCGGCCTGGTCCCCGGCGAGGACATGGCCCTGGCGCTAGACACGGCCTCGACCGAGTTCTTCCGCGATGGCGCATACCACCTGGCGGGGGAGGGCCGGACCCTCCAGCCGGACGAGATGGCCGCCTACCTTTCCGACCTGGTCGACCGCTATCCGATCGTTTCGATCGAGGACGGCATGGCCGAGGAGGACTGGGACGGCTGGGCCGCCCTGCACGGCCTGGTGGGCGACCGGATCCAGCTGGTCGGCGATGACCTCTTCGTCACCAACGTCGAGCGCCTCCAGCGGGGCATAGACCTCGGGGTTGCCAACTCGATACTGGTGAAGGTGAACCAGATCGGGACCCTCACCGAGACCCTTGAGGCCGTCGAGCTGGCCAACGCCAACGGCTGGACGGCGGTCATGTCGCACCGTTCCGGCGAGACCGAGGACACGACGATCGCCGACCTGGCGGTGGCCACCAACTGTGGCCAGATCAAGACCGGTGCTCCGGCCCGCAGCGACCGGGTTGCCAAGTACAACCAGCTGCTGCGGATCGAGGAGATGCTGGGCGAGGCGGCCGCCTTCCGGGGTCGGGCTGCGCTCGCCGGCCACTGA